From Melopsittacus undulatus isolate bMelUnd1 chromosome 19, bMelUnd1.mat.Z, whole genome shotgun sequence, a single genomic window includes:
- the MIER2 gene encoding mesoderm induction early response protein 2 isoform X7: protein MPFEELLALYGYEASGPISEQDSESNDITPNLPDMTLDKEQIAKDLLSGEEEEETQSSADDLTPSVTSHDASDLFSNQPGSNNFLADEDKEPCSSPCASSMAEDSEEDSIPSNECKKEIMVGPQYQATVPILHLNRHGEKVLFLLAYENEDQLLWDPNILPEREVEEFLYRAVKRQWDELSSSSLPEGEMVKDNEQALYELVKCNFNAEEALRRLRFNVKVIRDELCAWSEEECRNFEHGFRVHGKNFHLIQANKVRTRSVGECVEYYYMWKKSERYDYFTQQTRLGRKKYVHPGATDYTDNDLDGGEAENSTRARNSPPIPSGTGCLDSHFSQDQIAIESTEPLSVESTACSLGSMSESGQGYECSPPSETNCSFDPQEEPSSGTPSAPCPRHPAASTEPRLFPLPPARLEKPEPLQSSGGTLSMDFPLPADINEALPLIAGPVDLDREAEVAPAQVSLSVMEFGLIGIGDVNSFLSAHQAPVAHSEPLSQ, encoded by the exons ATGCCATTTGAGGAGCTGCTTGCACTTTATGGCTATGAGGCATCTGGTCCCATCTCGGAGCAGGACAGTGAGAGCAATGATATTACTCCAAATCTCCCAGATATGACTCTGGATAAG GAACAAATAGCGAAGGATTTGCTTTcaggggaagaagaggaggagacaCAGTCTTCAGCTGACGACCTGACGCCATCCGTCACATCGCACGATGCATCGGACCTATTCTCAAACCAGCCCGGGT caaacaacttTCTTGCTGATGAAGACAAAGAACCCTGTTCATCTCCATGTGCTTCCTCCATGGCTGAGGATTCGGAGGAGGATTCCATCCCATCCAATGAGTGCAAGAAG GAGATCATGGTTGGACCTCAGTACCAAGCCACTGTTCCCATCCTCCACTTGAACAGGCATGGGGAAAAAG tgctttttctgtTAGCCTATGAGAATGAAGATCAGCTGCTTTGGGACCCAAACATCCTCCCTGAGAGAGAGGTGGAGGAGTTCCTGTACCGCGCAGTGAAGCGGCAGTGGGACGAGctgtccagcagcagcctgccagAAGGAGAGATGGTGAAGGACAACGAGCAG gCTTTGTACGAGCTGGTTAAATGCAACTTCAATGCAGAAGAGGCACTGCGGAGGCTACGGTTCAACGTGAAGGTCATCAGAG ATGAGCTTTGTGCCTGGAGCGAGGAAGAATGTAGGAATTTTGAGCATGGCTTCAGGGTCCATGGGAAAAACTTCCACCTTATCCAGGCAAACAAG GTCCGTACCCGGTCAGTGGGCGAGTGTGTGGAATATTACTACATGTGGAAAAAGTCGGAGCGTTACGACTACTTCACTCAGCAGACACGTTTAGGAAGGAAGAAGTACGTCCACCCTGGAGCCAC GGATTACACCGACAATGACTTGGATGGGGGTGAAGCTGAAAACTCCACTCGTGCTCGGAACTCCCCACCCATTCCCTCTGGAACTGGCTGCCTGGATTCCCACTTCAGTCAAGACCAGATAGCAATAGAGAGCACAG AGCCCCTGAGTGTGGAGagcactgcctgcagcctgggCAGCATGAGCGAGTCGGGGCAGGGCTATGAGTGCAGCCCTCCTTCGGAGACCAACTGCTCCTTCGACCCCCAGGAAGAGCCATCCTCAGGCACCCCCTCGGCTCCCTGCCCTCGCcaccctgctgccagcaccgAGCCGCGgctcttccctctgcccccGGCACGGCTGGAGAAGCCGGAGCCGTTGCAGAGCTCCGGTGGGACGCTAAGCATGGacttccctctccctgcagaCATTAATGAGGCTTTGCCTTTAATCGCTGGCCCTGTGGATTTGGACAGAGAGGCAGAGGTGGCCCCAGCGCAAGTGTCCTTATCGGTCATGGAGTTTGGCCTCATCGGCATTGGAGATGTAAATAGTTTCCTGAGTGCTCACCAGGCTCCTGTGGCTCACTCAGAGCCTTTGTCACAGTGA